A single genomic interval of Porphyromonas sp. oral taxon 275 harbors:
- a CDS encoding MBL fold metallo-hydrolase, which yields MSLGSGSSGNCYYLGDETGGLLLDAGIPIRSIKKSLAAEGISLEDGHIRGVLVTHDHADHIRTIGVLGAVYHLPVYATTLVHDSITRSRFVQEPLGASRRELAIHEPLELAGFSIEAFPVPHDSAENVGYHITRGEDFRFTLATDVGHPTAVIERYIAAAQHVVLEANYDSEMLRTGSYPPFLKERVASPLGHLSNEEAAEVLARCYHPEMRNVWLCHLSKDNNHPELCWKSIEQRLFSEGIRVGKDLSLTALRRTAPSPMYLLEP from the coding sequence ATGAGCCTGGGGAGTGGGAGCAGTGGCAACTGCTACTACCTCGGGGACGAGACGGGCGGCCTGCTGCTGGATGCAGGCATCCCCATACGCAGCATCAAGAAGAGCCTAGCCGCCGAGGGCATCAGCCTCGAGGACGGCCATATACGTGGCGTGCTGGTGACGCACGACCACGCCGACCACATACGCACCATAGGCGTGCTGGGAGCAGTCTACCACCTCCCCGTCTACGCTACAACCCTGGTGCACGACAGCATCACCCGCAGCCGCTTCGTACAGGAGCCGCTGGGGGCCTCGCGCCGCGAGCTCGCCATCCACGAGCCGCTGGAGCTGGCGGGCTTCTCCATCGAGGCCTTCCCCGTGCCGCACGATAGCGCGGAGAACGTAGGCTATCACATCACCCGCGGCGAGGACTTCCGCTTCACTCTCGCTACCGACGTAGGCCACCCCACCGCGGTCATCGAGCGCTACATCGCCGCCGCCCAGCACGTCGTGCTGGAGGCCAACTACGACAGCGAGATGCTCCGCACGGGCAGCTACCCACCCTTCCTCAAGGAGCGCGTAGCCAGTCCGCTGGGACACCTCTCCAATGAGGAGGCCGCCGAGGTCCTAGCGCGCTGCTACCACCCCGAGATGCGCAACGTGTGGCTCTGCCACCTGAGCAAGGACAACAACCACCCCGAGCTCTGCTGGAAGAGCATCGAGCAGCGCCTCTTCAGCGAGGGCATACGCGTGGGGAAGGACCTTAGCCTGACAGCCCTGCGCCGCACCGCGCCCTCCCCGATGTACCTACTGGAGCCCTAG
- a CDS encoding cob(I)yrinic acid a,c-diamide adenosyltransferase, giving the protein MDTEKYKLYTKGGDKGRTSLVGGQRVPKYDLRLECYGTIDELNSFVGVLLAYELEEPDSRFLYWLQHKLFSVGGYLATDTSKDELHEVTCVTERAVAKVEREIDRLDDLVPPIKAFILPSGGHITAAAHVCRTVCRRAERLIYRLDSEHPLAPEVLRFVNRLSDYFFALARKEVFRAQGQEIVWTYDHDDAD; this is encoded by the coding sequence ATGGATACAGAGAAGTACAAGCTCTATACGAAGGGCGGCGACAAGGGCCGCACCTCCCTCGTCGGGGGACAGCGCGTCCCCAAGTATGACCTCCGCCTGGAATGCTACGGCACCATCGACGAGCTCAATAGCTTCGTCGGAGTCCTCTTGGCCTACGAGCTCGAGGAGCCCGACAGCCGCTTCCTCTACTGGCTACAGCACAAGCTCTTCTCCGTCGGCGGCTATCTGGCCACCGACACCAGCAAGGACGAACTCCACGAGGTGACCTGCGTCACCGAGCGCGCCGTAGCCAAGGTAGAGCGTGAGATCGACCGGCTTGATGACCTCGTGCCGCCCATCAAGGCCTTCATCCTCCCCTCGGGCGGGCACATCACCGCCGCGGCACACGTCTGCCGCACCGTCTGTCGCCGCGCCGAGCGCCTCATCTACCGCCTCGACAGCGAGCATCCCCTAGCCCCCGAGGTCCTGCGCTTCGTCAATCGCCTCAGCGACTACTTCTTTGCCCTAGCACGCAAGGAGGTCTTCCGCGCCCAAGGGCAGGAGATCGTCTGGACCTACGATCACGACGACGCCGACTAG
- a CDS encoding asparaginase, which produces MATERRISILLIYTGGTIGMVENPTTGALEPFDFAYLQDNVPELRRLGCDISSVAFTPPLDSSAIAPEDWTRLVDIIAEHYDRYDGFVVLHGTDTMAYTASALSFALEGLAKPVVFTGSQLPVGKLRTDGKENLITAIEIAAARDEAGQPRVPEVALFFENYLMRGNRTSKVSADQFSAFDSYNYPHLAYAGIEIRYHDAAIKRDALGQTLRPHRSFDPNVAVLKLFPGITREVVQSLLSLPSLKGVVLETFGSGNAPMLPWFLEALEAAVARGVVIVNVTQCVTGYVDMMRYETGMLLQRMGLVSGRDSTTESALTKLMYLFGRGYSPQEVKQQMALPLRGEMTLEPTAEDFGRETYIYRR; this is translated from the coding sequence ATGGCCACCGAACGACGCATCTCCATCCTCCTCATCTACACCGGAGGGACTATAGGCATGGTCGAGAACCCCACGACGGGGGCCCTCGAGCCCTTCGACTTCGCCTATCTACAGGACAACGTCCCCGAGCTACGCCGCCTCGGCTGCGACATCTCCAGCGTGGCCTTCACCCCTCCGCTCGACTCCTCGGCCATAGCACCCGAGGACTGGACGCGCCTGGTGGACATCATCGCCGAGCACTACGACCGCTACGATGGCTTCGTCGTCCTGCACGGGACGGACACCATGGCCTACACGGCCTCCGCCCTCAGCTTTGCCCTCGAGGGGCTGGCTAAGCCCGTGGTCTTCACCGGCTCGCAGCTCCCCGTGGGGAAGCTGCGTACCGATGGCAAGGAGAACCTCATCACCGCCATCGAGATCGCTGCCGCACGTGACGAGGCCGGGCAGCCCCGCGTGCCCGAGGTCGCGCTCTTCTTCGAGAACTACCTGATGCGCGGCAATCGCACCAGCAAGGTCAGCGCCGACCAGTTCAGCGCCTTCGACTCCTACAACTATCCCCATCTAGCCTACGCGGGCATTGAGATCCGCTACCACGATGCGGCCATCAAGCGCGATGCCCTCGGCCAAACCCTGAGGCCGCACCGCTCCTTCGACCCCAATGTGGCGGTGCTCAAGCTCTTCCCAGGCATCACCCGCGAGGTCGTGCAGTCGCTGCTCAGCCTGCCCTCGCTCAAGGGCGTCGTGCTGGAGACCTTCGGCAGTGGCAATGCGCCGATGCTCCCATGGTTCCTCGAGGCGCTCGAGGCAGCTGTGGCACGCGGCGTGGTCATCGTGAACGTGACGCAGTGCGTGACGGGCTATGTGGACATGATGCGCTACGAGACGGGGATGCTGCTGCAGCGTATGGGGCTGGTGAGCGGACGGGACAGCACCACGGAGAGCGCCCTGACGAAGCTGATGTACCTCTTCGGTCGTGGCTACAGCCCCCAGGAGGTCAAGCAGCAGATGGCCCTGCCCCTGCGGGGCGAGATGACCCTCGAGCCGACGGCCGAGGACTTCGGTCGTGAGACCTATATCTATAGACGCTAA